From Lutra lutra chromosome 14, mLutLut1.2, whole genome shotgun sequence, a single genomic window includes:
- the DYDC2 gene encoding LOW QUALITY PROTEIN: DPY30 domain-containing protein 2 (The sequence of the model RefSeq protein was modified relative to this genomic sequence to represent the inferred CDS: substituted 1 base at 1 genomic stop codon) encodes METDYLKRCFGNCLSQALAEVAKVRPSDPIEYLGHWLYHYRKTVKAKEEESQRESQLKEEQGNSLKETTMTEMLNQEACQIQQKCEKCDKPLTSVASSTKKTTFIQENTKPLEKDALKQESLPGTSNMIPGMPQXSPSPESSGQTGNCVKTPQEINSQAFQHEIATQMHPGSKSPSEIIKRWMIFMTLVVEGGVLQERTLQLKFCSGSLDKP; translated from the exons ATGGAAACTGACTACCTGAAGAGGTGCTTCGGAAATTGCCTGAGCCAGGCACTGGCAGAGGTGGCGAAGGTTCGGCCCAGTGACCCCATAGAGTACCTGGGTCACTGGCTTTATCATTACAGGAAAACCGTTAAAGCAAaagaagag GAGAGCCAACGGGAGAGCCAGTTGAAGGAAGAACAGGGTAATAGCCTCAAAGAAACCACAATGACAGAAATGCTGAACCAAGAAGCGTGTCAGATTCAACAGAAGTGTGAAAAGTGTGAcaag ccaCTGACATCTGTAGCTAGTTCCACAAAGAAGACCACATTCATACAAGAGAACACAAAACCCCTTGAGAAGGATGCCTTGAAGCAGGAATCTCTGCCAGGTACTTCCAATATGATTCCAGGAATGCCTCAATAGAGTCCCTCTCCAGAGTCTTCTGGCCAGACTGGCAACTGTGTCAAAACTCCCCAAGAAATAAATTCCCAGGCTTTTCAGCATGAAATTGCTACTCAAATGCATCCTGGTTCCAAATCTCCTTCTGAAATTATCAAAAGGTGGATGATTTTCATGACACTTGTTGTGGAAGGAGGTGTCTTGCAGGAACGGACTCTCCAGCTGAAGTTCTGTTCTGGTAGCCTTGATAAACCTTAA